A stretch of Canis lupus familiaris isolate Mischka breed German Shepherd chromosome 11, alternate assembly UU_Cfam_GSD_1.0, whole genome shotgun sequence DNA encodes these proteins:
- the DNAJB5 gene encoding dnaJ homolog subfamily B member 5 isoform X2, producing the protein MFKRTVLSCPSPAAPPLQARGAFRSFPHFWGEDFLASLMFKIQLEPLKLRAWTLNGFVKFRNKETSAGPVAVMGKDYYKILGIPSGANEDEIKKAYRKMALKYHPDKNKEPNAEEKFKEIAEAYDVLSDPKKRGLYDQYGEEGLKTGGGSSGGSSGSFHYTFHGDPHATFASFFGGSNPFDIFFASSRSTRPFSGFDPDDMDVDEDEDPFGAFGRFGFNGLSRGPRRPPEPLYPRRKVQDPPVVHELRVSLEEIYHGSTKRMKITRRRLNPDGRTVRTEDKILHIVIKRGWKEGTKITFPKEGDATPDNIPADIVFVLKDKPHAHFRRDGTNVLYSALISLKEALCGCTVNIPTIDGRVIPLPCNDVIKPGTVKRLRGEGLPFPKVPTQRGDLIVEFKVRFPDRLTPQTRQILKQHLPCS; encoded by the exons atgTTTAAGCGCACAGTGCTCTCCTGCCCATCCCCAGCAGCACCCCCACTACAGGCCCGAGGAGCTTTCCGGAGCTTCCCACACTTCTGGGGAGAAGACTTCTTAGCCAGCTTGATGTTTAAAATTCAGCTGGAGCCCTTAAAACTTCGAGCGTGGACGCTGAATGGGTTTGTAAAGTTCCG AAACAAGGAGACAAGTGCCGGTCCAGTGGCTGTAATGGGAAAGGATTATTACAAGATTCTTGGGATCCCATCGGGAGCCAACGAGGATGAGATCAAGAAAGCCTATCGGAAGATGGCCTTGAAGTACCATCCAGACAAGAACAAAGAACCCAATGCTGAGGAGAAGTTTAAGGAGATTGCAGAAGCCTATGATGTGCTGAGTGACCCTAAGAAACGGGGCCTGTATGACCAGTATGGGGAGGAAG GCCTGAAGACCGGCGGTGGTTCATCAGGTGGCTCCAGTGGCTCCTTTCACTACACCTTTCATGGGGACCCCCACGCCACCTTTGCCTCCTTCTTTGGTGGGTCCAACCCCTTCGATATCTTCTTTGCCAGCAGCCGGTCCACTAGACCCTTCAGTGGCTTTGACCCAGATGACATGGATGTGGATGAAGATGAGGATCCATTTGGCGCCTTTGGCCGCTTTGGCTTCAATGGTCTGAGCAGGGGTCCAAGGCGACCCCCAGAACCACTGTACCCTCGGCGCAAGGTGCAGGACCCACCTGTGGTGCATGAGCTGCGAGTGTCCCTGGAGGAGATCTACCACGGCTCCACCAAGCGCATGAAGATCACAAGGCGGCGCCTCAACCCTGATGGGCGAACTGTGCGCACAGAGGACAAGATCTTGCACATTGTCATCAAGCGTGGCTGGAAGGAAGGCACCAAGATCACTTTCCCCAAAGAGGGTGATGCTACACCTGACAACATCCCTGCTGATATAGTCTTTGTGCTCAAAGACAAGCCCCATGCGCACTTCCGTCGAGACGGCACCAACGTGCTCTACAGTGCCCTGATTAGCCTCAAGGAG GCGCTGTGTGGCTGCACTGTGAACATTCCCACTATTGATGGCCGGGTGATCCCATTACCCTGCAATGATGTCATCAAGCCAGGCACGGTGAAGAGACTCCGTGGGGAGGGCCTTCCCTTCCCCAAAGTGCCCACCCAGCGAGGAGACCTCATTGTCGAGTTCAAAGTTCGCTTCCCAGACAGATTAACACCACAGACACGACAGATCCTTAAGCAGCACCTACCCTGTTCCTAG
- the DNAJB5 gene encoding dnaJ homolog subfamily B member 5 isoform X1 gives MFKIQLEPLKLRAWTLNGFVKFRNKETSAGPVAVMGKDYYKILGIPSGANEDEIKKAYRKMALKYHPDKNKEPNAEEKFKEIAEAYDVLSDPKKRGLYDQYGEEGLKTGGGSSGGSSGSFHYTFHGDPHATFASFFGGSNPFDIFFASSRSTRPFSGFDPDDMDVDEDEDPFGAFGRFGFNGLSRGPRRPPEPLYPRRKVQDPPVVHELRVSLEEIYHGSTKRMKITRRRLNPDGRTVRTEDKILHIVIKRGWKEGTKITFPKEGDATPDNIPADIVFVLKDKPHAHFRRDGTNVLYSALISLKEALCGCTVNIPTIDGRVIPLPCNDVIKPGTVKRLRGEGLPFPKVPTQRGDLIVEFKVRFPDRLTPQTRQILKQHLPCS, from the exons ATGTTTAAAATTCAGCTGGAGCCCTTAAAACTTCGAGCGTGGACGCTGAATGGGTTTGTAAAGTTCCG AAACAAGGAGACAAGTGCCGGTCCAGTGGCTGTAATGGGAAAGGATTATTACAAGATTCTTGGGATCCCATCGGGAGCCAACGAGGATGAGATCAAGAAAGCCTATCGGAAGATGGCCTTGAAGTACCATCCAGACAAGAACAAAGAACCCAATGCTGAGGAGAAGTTTAAGGAGATTGCAGAAGCCTATGATGTGCTGAGTGACCCTAAGAAACGGGGCCTGTATGACCAGTATGGGGAGGAAG GCCTGAAGACCGGCGGTGGTTCATCAGGTGGCTCCAGTGGCTCCTTTCACTACACCTTTCATGGGGACCCCCACGCCACCTTTGCCTCCTTCTTTGGTGGGTCCAACCCCTTCGATATCTTCTTTGCCAGCAGCCGGTCCACTAGACCCTTCAGTGGCTTTGACCCAGATGACATGGATGTGGATGAAGATGAGGATCCATTTGGCGCCTTTGGCCGCTTTGGCTTCAATGGTCTGAGCAGGGGTCCAAGGCGACCCCCAGAACCACTGTACCCTCGGCGCAAGGTGCAGGACCCACCTGTGGTGCATGAGCTGCGAGTGTCCCTGGAGGAGATCTACCACGGCTCCACCAAGCGCATGAAGATCACAAGGCGGCGCCTCAACCCTGATGGGCGAACTGTGCGCACAGAGGACAAGATCTTGCACATTGTCATCAAGCGTGGCTGGAAGGAAGGCACCAAGATCACTTTCCCCAAAGAGGGTGATGCTACACCTGACAACATCCCTGCTGATATAGTCTTTGTGCTCAAAGACAAGCCCCATGCGCACTTCCGTCGAGACGGCACCAACGTGCTCTACAGTGCCCTGATTAGCCTCAAGGAG GCGCTGTGTGGCTGCACTGTGAACATTCCCACTATTGATGGCCGGGTGATCCCATTACCCTGCAATGATGTCATCAAGCCAGGCACGGTGAAGAGACTCCGTGGGGAGGGCCTTCCCTTCCCCAAAGTGCCCACCCAGCGAGGAGACCTCATTGTCGAGTTCAAAGTTCGCTTCCCAGACAGATTAACACCACAGACACGACAGATCCTTAAGCAGCACCTACCCTGTTCCTAG